In one window of Azoarcus olearius DNA:
- a CDS encoding 3-hydroxyacyl-CoA dehydrogenase NAD-binding domain-containing protein: protein MNAVADLARSDWQHWRIERSPDAILWLWLDRAGASANTLSAAVLDEFEVVLAALEANLPAALVIASAKPAGFVAGAHIEEFSALPDPHAARALVERGWRLFDRLAALRCPTLALIRGHCMGGGLELALACRYRLVVDEPATRLALPEVMLGIVPAWGGMRRLPALIGPVAALDMMLTGRSLDARRARRLGLADDCVPPRVMENAARVLVSSGQRPASPGLLARLLNGPLKPLVAARAQRQTAARVSRAHYPAPFAIIDIWARHGGNALAVPAGDPASLETIFASPTAHNLARVFFLRERLKGFGRQAAFAPRQVHVVGAGIMGGDIAAVCALAGLRVTLQDQGVDRIAPAIARAARLFERRLRCDARAQRLALDRLIPDPQGRGVAAADLVIEAISENLDAKRALFADLEARARPDALLATNTSSLRLADIAAGMRTPARLVGIHFFNPVAKMPLVEVVSAAATAAEDAARAAAFVRLLDKLALPVRDVPGFLVNAALAPYMLEALRCVEEGVAPAVVDAALTRFGMAMGPVELVDTVGLDVALAAGKALAAGAEVPPQLAARVAEGKLGRKTGEGYYRWAPQPGGEARIVGRAPVEAVPEGLAERVLAPLLAAVRHSVAEGVVADADLADAGLIFGAGFAPWTGGPLHHAQGRDFRIGASAAKQQTGPAPTTQQVSR, encoded by the coding sequence CCAACCTGCCGGCGGCGCTCGTCATCGCTTCCGCCAAGCCGGCCGGCTTCGTCGCCGGGGCCCACATCGAGGAGTTCTCCGCGCTGCCGGATCCGCATGCGGCGCGCGCGCTGGTCGAACGCGGCTGGCGCCTGTTCGACCGCCTCGCCGCGCTGCGCTGCCCGACGCTGGCGCTGATCCGCGGCCACTGCATGGGCGGCGGGCTGGAGCTGGCCCTGGCCTGCCGCTACCGCCTGGTGGTGGATGAGCCCGCCACCCGGCTCGCGCTGCCGGAGGTAATGCTCGGCATCGTTCCGGCCTGGGGCGGCATGCGCCGCCTGCCGGCGCTGATCGGTCCGGTGGCCGCGCTCGACATGATGCTCACCGGCCGCAGCCTCGATGCGCGCCGCGCGCGCCGGCTCGGCCTCGCGGACGACTGCGTGCCGCCGCGGGTGATGGAAAACGCCGCCCGCGTGCTGGTCAGCTCGGGCCAGCGTCCGGCCTCGCCCGGCCTGCTCGCGCGCCTGCTCAACGGGCCGCTGAAGCCGCTGGTCGCGGCGCGCGCGCAGCGCCAGACGGCGGCCCGCGTCAGCCGCGCGCACTACCCCGCGCCGTTCGCGATCATCGACATCTGGGCGCGCCACGGCGGCAATGCGCTGGCCGTGCCGGCGGGCGATCCGGCGTCGCTGGAGACGATCTTCGCCTCGCCCACCGCGCACAACCTGGCGCGCGTGTTCTTCCTGCGCGAGCGGTTGAAAGGCTTCGGCAGGCAGGCGGCGTTCGCGCCGCGCCAGGTGCATGTGGTGGGCGCCGGCATCATGGGCGGCGACATTGCCGCGGTGTGCGCGCTGGCCGGGCTGCGGGTGACGCTGCAGGACCAGGGCGTGGACCGGATTGCGCCGGCCATCGCGCGCGCCGCGCGGCTGTTCGAGCGCCGCCTGCGCTGCGACGCGCGCGCGCAGCGGCTGGCGCTGGACCGGCTGATCCCCGATCCGCAGGGGCGCGGGGTGGCCGCGGCCGACCTCGTGATCGAGGCGATCAGCGAAAACCTCGATGCCAAGCGTGCGCTGTTCGCCGACCTGGAAGCCCGTGCCCGACCGGACGCGCTGCTCGCCACCAACACCTCCAGCCTGCGGCTGGCCGACATCGCCGCCGGCATGCGCACGCCGGCGCGGCTGGTGGGCATCCATTTTTTCAATCCGGTGGCAAAGATGCCGCTGGTGGAGGTGGTGAGCGCCGCGGCCACCGCGGCGGAGGATGCGGCGCGCGCGGCCGCCTTCGTCCGCCTGCTCGACAAGCTGGCGCTGCCGGTGCGCGATGTGCCCGGCTTCCTGGTCAACGCCGCGCTGGCGCCCTACATGCTGGAAGCCCTGCGCTGCGTCGAAGAGGGCGTGGCGCCCGCGGTGGTGGATGCGGCGCTGACCCGCTTCGGCATGGCGATGGGCCCGGTGGAACTGGTCGACACCGTCGGGCTGGACGTGGCGCTGGCGGCCGGCAAGGCCCTGGCGGCGGGCGCCGAGGTGCCGCCGCAACTGGCGGCGCGGGTGGCCGAAGGCAAGCTCGGGCGCAAGACGGGCGAGGGCTATTACCGCTGGGCGCCGCAGCCGGGCGGGGAGGCGCGCATCGTCGGGCGCGCGCCGGTGGAGGCGGTGCCGGAGGGACTGGCCGAGCGCGTGCTCGCCCCGCTGCTGGCGGCGGTGCGGCACAGCGTGGCCGAAGGCGTGGTGGCCGATGCCGACCTCGCCGATGCGGGGCTCATCTTCGGGGCGGGTTTCGCACCCTGGACGGGCGGTCCGCTGCATCATGCGCAGGGGCGCGATTTCCGGATTGGCGCCTCTGCTGCAAAGCAGCAAACTGGACCGGCTCCTACAACACAACAGGTATCGCGATGA
- a CDS encoding acyl-CoA thioesterase — protein MTPPVENISLPDDKFLTLRVVPMPGDLNPSGDVFGGWIMSMVDIAGAIPANRRAKSRVATVAVNSFVFKQPVSVGDLVSFYARVVATGRTSVTVDVEVYAERGHANPFVVKVTEAKLTYVAMDEKGGKRPIPAE, from the coding sequence ATGACCCCTCCTGTCGAGAACATCTCCCTCCCCGACGACAAGTTCCTCACCCTGCGCGTGGTGCCGATGCCCGGCGACCTCAATCCTTCCGGCGACGTGTTCGGCGGCTGGATCATGTCGATGGTCGACATCGCCGGCGCGATTCCCGCCAACCGCCGCGCCAAGTCGCGCGTGGCCACGGTGGCGGTGAACTCCTTCGTGTTCAAGCAGCCGGTCTCGGTGGGCGATCTGGTGAGCTTCTACGCGCGCGTGGTCGCCACCGGCCGCACTTCGGTGACGGTGGATGTGGAGGTCTATGCCGAACGCGGCCACGCCAATCCTTTCGTGGTGAAGGTGACCGAGGCCAAGCTGACCTACGTCGCGATGGACGAAAAGGGGGGCAAACGGCCGATTCCGGCCGAGTGA
- a CDS encoding OmpP1/FadL family transporter, with the protein MQTTTLTRVAAALALAAGPAPAFAAGFQLLEQNASGIANAYAGSAAVAEDASTIFFNPAGMTALRERELSVGLAAVRPRFEFSDRGSTATGALGGDGGDAGSWAYLPNAYVSWALRPDLYVGVGLGAPFGLITEYDDNWVGAAHSVSFDIKTYNINPSIAWRVNERVSVGGGLSWQRMEVEYERVAAVLPAPLPLSSTRAILDADSDAWGWNVGALITLSPATRLGLSYRSAIKHTLEGDLKVKGAAAGLSPALSSGKAKADVELPDTFILSAVHRLDERWELLGDISWTGWSKIDKVDIVRDSGPLSGVTVQTLDTDFRDTWRVALGAGYRLNAAWKLKAGLAWDQSPVKDRAHRLVSLPDNDRTWFAAGAQWMPGGGVRVDLGLAYLYVPKTKIDNDQAALGRGRVTGEYDSSVWILGAQYSVAF; encoded by the coding sequence ATGCAAACCACGACCCTGACCCGGGTAGCGGCGGCGCTTGCGCTCGCCGCCGGCCCGGCGCCGGCCTTCGCCGCCGGCTTCCAGCTGCTGGAGCAGAACGCCAGCGGCATCGCCAACGCCTACGCCGGCTCCGCCGCGGTGGCCGAGGACGCCAGCACCATCTTCTTCAACCCCGCCGGCATGACCGCGCTGCGCGAGCGCGAGCTGTCGGTCGGTCTCGCCGCGGTGCGTCCGCGCTTCGAGTTCAGCGACCGCGGCTCCACCGCCACCGGCGCGCTCGGGGGTGACGGCGGCGACGCGGGGTCGTGGGCCTACCTGCCCAACGCCTACGTGTCGTGGGCGCTGCGGCCGGATCTCTACGTGGGCGTCGGCCTCGGCGCGCCGTTCGGGCTGATCACCGAATACGACGACAACTGGGTGGGCGCCGCGCACTCGGTCAGCTTCGACATCAAGACCTACAACATCAACCCGTCGATCGCCTGGCGCGTCAACGAGCGGGTGTCGGTGGGCGGCGGGCTGAGCTGGCAGCGGATGGAGGTGGAGTACGAACGCGTCGCCGCGGTGCTGCCGGCGCCGCTGCCGCTGTCGAGTACGCGCGCGATCCTCGACGCCGATTCCGACGCCTGGGGCTGGAACGTGGGCGCCTTGATCACGCTGTCGCCGGCGACGCGGCTGGGGCTGTCCTACCGCTCGGCGATCAAGCACACGCTGGAGGGCGACTTGAAGGTGAAGGGCGCCGCGGCCGGCCTGTCGCCGGCACTGAGCAGCGGCAAGGCCAAGGCTGACGTCGAACTGCCGGATACCTTCATCCTCAGCGCGGTGCACCGGCTGGACGAGCGCTGGGAACTGCTCGGCGACATCAGCTGGACCGGCTGGAGCAAGATCGACAAGGTCGACATCGTGCGCGACTCCGGCCCCTTGAGCGGCGTCACCGTGCAGACGCTGGACACCGATTTCCGCGACACCTGGCGGGTGGCGCTGGGCGCGGGCTACCGGCTCAACGCGGCGTGGAAGCTCAAGGCCGGGCTGGCGTGGGATCAAAGTCCGGTAAAGGACAGGGCGCATCGTCTGGTTTCGCTGCCCGACAACGACCGCACCTGGTTCGCCGCGGGCGCGCAGTGGATGCCGGGCGGCGGCGTGCGGGTGGATCTGGGCCTCGCCTACCTCTACGTGCCGAAGACCAAGATCGACAACGACCAGGCGGCGCTCGGCCGCGGCCGCGTCACCGGCGAGTACGATTCCAGCGTGTGGATACTCGGCGCGCAGTACTCGGTGGCGTTCTAG
- a CDS encoding 3-hydroxyacyl-CoA dehydrogenase/enoyl-CoA hydratase family protein: protein MSKMLIRKVAVLGAGVMGAQIAAHCANAGLQVILFDLPAPAGPPDTVVEKAIAGLAKLDPAPLASRALAAAITPANYGSDLARLGECELVIEAIAEKMAWKLDLYAKVAPHLAPGAVFASNTSGLSIARLAEGLPAALRPRFCGVHFFNPPRYMALVELIPAPDTDPALLDALEGWLTTRLGKRIVRARDTPNFIANRIGVFSVLAVMHHTTRLGLAFDEVDAITGPRIGRPRSATYRTADLVGLDTLAHVVGTMQDGLPDDPWHGHFALPGWLDTLIANGALGQKTQAGIYRKEGRQILVFEPAQLDYRAAAGEVAVEVAEILALRDPAEKLAELAACAHPQAQLLWSSFRDVFHYCAYHLEHIADNARDVDSAMRWGFGWAQGPFETWQAAGWAEVAAAIREDIAAGRAMSDAPLPDWVFERDGVHAAGGSWSPAAAALQPRPALPVYARQLQAERLVGEAPPERGETLWECGERGDGVRLWRLPALDAGIGVLSFKSKMHTVGGAVLEGVLEAVARAERDLDGLVLWQPAPFSVGANLQQVGEACSAGEFARLEQTVARFQQAALALRHAQVPVVAAVEGMALAGGCEFLMHCAHRVLALESYVGLVEAGVGLIPAGGGSKQFALQAHRLAQRAAGGDVFPFIQRSFETIAKATVAKSAHEAVQLGFAAPGDDIVLHAQEVLYVALRRARALAEAGWHPPLPERAVVVAGRNGIATCELMLVNMAEGGFISAHDYKVAKAAATALCGGEVDTNARVSEQWILDVERALFVELLQTEATQQRIAHMLQTGKPLRN from the coding sequence GTGAGCAAGATGCTGATACGCAAGGTGGCGGTGCTCGGCGCCGGCGTCATGGGGGCGCAGATCGCCGCGCACTGCGCCAACGCCGGTTTGCAGGTGATCCTGTTCGATCTGCCGGCGCCGGCGGGGCCGCCCGATACGGTGGTGGAAAAGGCGATTGCCGGGCTGGCGAAGCTGGACCCGGCGCCGCTCGCGAGCCGCGCGCTCGCCGCCGCGATCACGCCCGCCAACTACGGCAGCGACCTTGCCCGGCTGGGCGAGTGCGAGCTGGTGATCGAGGCGATCGCCGAGAAGATGGCGTGGAAGCTGGACCTCTACGCCAAGGTGGCGCCGCATCTCGCGCCCGGCGCGGTGTTCGCTTCCAACACCTCGGGGCTGTCGATCGCCCGCCTCGCCGAGGGCCTGCCGGCGGCGCTGCGGCCGCGCTTCTGCGGCGTGCATTTCTTCAACCCGCCGCGCTACATGGCGCTGGTGGAACTGATCCCCGCGCCGGACACCGACCCGGCCCTGCTCGATGCGCTCGAAGGCTGGCTGACCACGCGGCTGGGCAAGCGCATCGTGCGCGCCCGCGACACCCCCAACTTCATCGCCAACCGCATCGGCGTGTTTTCGGTGCTGGCGGTGATGCACCACACCACCCGGCTGGGGCTCGCGTTCGACGAGGTGGATGCGATCACCGGGCCGCGCATCGGCCGGCCCAGGAGCGCCACCTACCGCACCGCCGACCTGGTGGGCCTCGACACGCTCGCGCATGTGGTCGGCACCATGCAGGACGGCCTGCCGGACGACCCCTGGCATGGCCACTTCGCGCTGCCCGGCTGGCTCGACACCCTGATCGCCAACGGCGCGCTCGGGCAGAAGACCCAGGCCGGCATCTACCGCAAGGAAGGCCGCCAGATCCTCGTGTTCGAACCCGCCCAGCTGGATTACCGTGCCGCGGCCGGTGAGGTGGCGGTGGAGGTGGCAGAGATCCTCGCGCTGCGCGACCCGGCCGAGAAGCTGGCCGAACTCGCCGCCTGCGCCCACCCGCAGGCGCAACTGCTGTGGTCCAGCTTCCGCGACGTCTTCCACTACTGCGCCTACCACCTGGAGCACATCGCCGACAACGCGCGCGACGTGGATAGCGCGATGCGCTGGGGTTTCGGTTGGGCGCAAGGTCCGTTCGAAACCTGGCAGGCAGCGGGCTGGGCCGAGGTGGCGGCGGCAATCCGCGAGGACATCGCCGCCGGGCGCGCGATGAGCGACGCGCCGCTGCCCGACTGGGTGTTCGAACGCGACGGCGTGCATGCCGCGGGCGGGTCCTGGAGCCCCGCGGCCGCGGCGCTGCAGCCGCGCCCGGCGCTGCCGGTCTATGCGCGCCAGTTGCAGGCCGAGCGGCTGGTCGGCGAGGCGCCCCCCGAGCGTGGCGAAACCCTGTGGGAGTGCGGCGAACGCGGCGACGGCGTGCGTCTGTGGCGGCTGCCGGCGCTGGATGCCGGCATCGGCGTGCTGTCGTTCAAATCGAAGATGCACACGGTGGGCGGCGCGGTGCTGGAGGGCGTGCTGGAGGCGGTGGCGCGCGCCGAGCGTGATCTCGACGGGCTGGTGCTGTGGCAACCGGCGCCGTTTTCGGTCGGCGCCAACCTGCAGCAGGTGGGCGAAGCCTGCAGCGCCGGCGAGTTCGCGCGCCTGGAGCAGACCGTGGCCCGCTTCCAGCAGGCCGCGCTGGCGCTGCGCCACGCGCAGGTGCCGGTGGTGGCCGCGGTGGAGGGCATGGCGCTGGCCGGCGGCTGCGAGTTCCTGATGCACTGCGCCCACCGCGTGCTGGCGCTGGAAAGCTACGTGGGCCTGGTGGAAGCCGGCGTCGGCCTGATCCCGGCCGGCGGCGGCAGCAAGCAGTTTGCGCTGCAGGCCCACCGGCTGGCGCAGCGGGCGGCCGGGGGCGACGTGTTTCCGTTCATCCAGCGCAGCTTCGAGACCATCGCCAAGGCCACCGTGGCCAAGAGCGCGCACGAGGCGGTGCAACTCGGCTTCGCCGCGCCCGGCGACGACATCGTGCTCCATGCGCAGGAGGTGCTGTACGTGGCGCTCCGTCGCGCCCGCGCACTGGCCGAAGCCGGCTGGCACCCGCCGCTGCCCGAACGCGCGGTGGTGGTCGCCGGGCGCAACGGCATTGCCACCTGCGAGCTGATGCTGGTGAACATGGCCGAGGGCGGTTTCATCTCGGCGCACGACTACAAGGTTGCCAAGGCCGCTGCGACCGCGCTGTGCGGCGGCGAGGTGGACACCAACGCGCGGGTGAGCGAGCAGTGGATCCTGGACGTGGAGCGGGCGCTGTTCGTGGAACTGCTGCAGACCGAGGCGACGCAGCAGCGGATCGCGCACATGCTGCAGACGGGGAAGCCGTTGCGGAATTGA
- a CDS encoding acetyl-CoA C-acyltransferase: MSTQVQDAYIVAAVRTPVAKRNGAFRHVRPDDMLAHVLRAVVAQVPALDAGEIGDVITGCAMPEAEQGMNVARIGLLLAGLPERVPGVTLNRFCASSLQAVADAANRIRLGEADVMIAAGTESMSAMPQIMGNKVSLNPEIFARQENIGIAYGMGLTAEKVAEEWKVSRADQDAFALQSHQRASAAIADGSFGDEIAPYTVRSHLPGEGGTVRIAERIVDTDEGPRADATLEALARLKPVFAARGSVTAGNSSQMSDGAGAVLLMSETALQRYGVTPLARFRSYAVAGVPPRVMGIGPVEAIPRALWLAGLGLDALDRIELNEAFAAQALAVIRTLGLDPARVNPQGGAIALGHPLGATGAIRTATLMRAMRQGGVRHGMITMCVGTGMGAAAIFERV; the protein is encoded by the coding sequence ATGAGCACACAGGTCCAGGACGCCTACATCGTTGCCGCGGTGCGCACCCCGGTGGCCAAGCGCAATGGCGCTTTCCGCCATGTCCGCCCGGACGACATGCTGGCGCATGTGCTGCGCGCGGTCGTGGCCCAGGTGCCGGCGCTCGACGCCGGCGAGATCGGCGACGTGATCACCGGCTGCGCGATGCCGGAAGCCGAGCAGGGCATGAATGTGGCGCGGATCGGGCTGCTGCTGGCCGGGTTGCCGGAGCGGGTGCCGGGCGTCACCCTCAACCGCTTCTGCGCTTCCAGCCTGCAGGCGGTGGCTGATGCCGCCAACCGCATCCGCCTCGGCGAAGCCGACGTGATGATCGCCGCCGGCACCGAAAGCATGAGCGCGATGCCGCAGATCATGGGCAACAAGGTCAGCCTCAATCCCGAGATCTTCGCCCGCCAGGAAAACATCGGCATCGCCTACGGCATGGGCCTCACCGCCGAGAAAGTGGCCGAAGAGTGGAAAGTCAGCCGCGCCGACCAGGACGCCTTCGCGCTGCAGTCGCACCAGCGCGCCAGCGCCGCGATCGCCGATGGCAGCTTCGGCGACGAGATCGCGCCCTACACCGTGCGCAGCCACCTGCCGGGTGAAGGCGGCACCGTGCGGATTGCCGAGCGCATCGTCGACACCGACGAAGGGCCGCGCGCCGACGCCACGCTGGAAGCGCTCGCCAGGCTCAAGCCGGTGTTCGCCGCGCGCGGCTCGGTCACCGCCGGCAACAGCTCGCAGATGTCCGACGGCGCCGGTGCGGTGCTGCTGATGAGCGAGACCGCGCTGCAACGCTACGGCGTGACGCCGCTTGCGCGCTTCCGCAGCTATGCGGTGGCGGGCGTGCCGCCGCGGGTGATGGGGATCGGGCCGGTCGAAGCGATCCCGCGCGCGCTGTGGCTGGCGGGCCTCGGGCTGGACGCGCTCGACCGCATCGAACTCAACGAAGCCTTCGCCGCGCAGGCGCTGGCCGTCATCCGCACGCTGGGGCTCGACCCGGCGCGGGTCAATCCGCAGGGCGGCGCGATTGCGCTCGGCCATCCGCTCGGCGCCACCGGCGCCATCCGCACCGCCACGCTGATGCGCGCGATGCGGCAGGGCGGCGTGCGCCACGGGATGATCACCATGTGCGTCGGCACCGGCATGGGCGCGGCCGCGATCTTCGAACGCGTATAG
- a CDS encoding enoyl-CoA hydratase/isomerase family protein, translating to MADTVLLDVADGVATLTLNRPDVLNVLSVAMMQDLAEAVRALAARKDVAVVVITGAGAHFMAGGDLKDFSEHLHLSSEARLATFRAMIAQHINPTVETLQGLPQPVIAKVRGACAGFGLSLMLGCDFALCADNSVFTTAYSAIGLPGDGGASYFLPRLVGRRKAAELLLLAERFDTAEALRLGLINRAVPEAELDAVTEQFVARLKAGPRHAYAEIKRLLAGSHDNQLESQLQNEAEAFGRCGATADFAEGVTAFLGKRKPGFKDV from the coding sequence ATGGCCGATACCGTATTGCTCGACGTCGCCGATGGCGTCGCCACCCTGACGCTGAACCGCCCCGACGTGCTCAACGTATTGTCGGTGGCGATGATGCAGGACCTTGCCGAAGCGGTCCGCGCGCTTGCCGCGCGCAAGGACGTGGCGGTGGTGGTCATCACCGGCGCCGGCGCGCATTTCATGGCCGGCGGCGACCTGAAGGACTTCTCCGAGCACCTGCACCTGTCGTCCGAGGCGCGCCTGGCGACCTTCCGCGCGATGATCGCGCAGCACATCAATCCCACCGTGGAAACCCTGCAGGGCCTGCCGCAGCCGGTGATCGCCAAGGTGCGCGGCGCCTGCGCCGGCTTCGGGCTGTCGCTGATGCTGGGCTGCGACTTCGCGCTGTGCGCCGACAACAGCGTGTTCACCACCGCCTATTCGGCGATCGGCCTGCCCGGCGATGGCGGCGCATCCTACTTCCTGCCGCGCCTGGTCGGTCGCCGCAAGGCCGCCGAGCTGCTGCTGCTGGCCGAGCGCTTCGACACCGCCGAAGCCCTGCGCCTGGGCCTGATCAACCGCGCCGTGCCGGAGGCCGAACTGGATGCGGTGACCGAGCAGTTCGTCGCCCGGCTCAAGGCCGGTCCGCGCCACGCCTATGCCGAGATCAAGCGCCTGCTCGCCGGCTCGCACGACAACCAGCTCGAGTCGCAACTGCAGAACGAGGCCGAAGCCTTCGGCCGCTGCGGTGCCACCGCCGACTTCGCCGAAGGCGTCACCGCCTTCCTCGGCAAGCGCAAGCCGGGCTTCAAGGACGTCTGA
- a CDS encoding YdcF family protein, giving the protein MTFDFALLLFWLKKLVAAFVLPPLLPLVLGAAGLLLLRRRRRLGLALAWSGIAAGLLLSTPASVSRMLVPLEPTAVVDMEAARGAQAIVILGGGRRSHAAEYGGDTVNRLTLERLRYGARLARATGLPLLVSGGAPSGDVPEATLMAAALREDFGIAPRWEEGGSFDTRDNARLSAAMLRADGVTRVVLVTHAAHMRRAEAEFALHGLAVVPAPTAWLGPGPERADDDDEVWPSLPSQGTAYAGWYALHEWMGLLAYRLSR; this is encoded by the coding sequence ATGACTTTCGATTTTGCGCTGCTGCTGTTCTGGCTGAAGAAACTGGTCGCGGCCTTCGTGCTGCCGCCGCTGCTGCCGCTGGTGCTGGGCGCGGCCGGGTTGCTACTGCTGCGGCGCCGGCGCCGCCTCGGGCTGGCGCTGGCCTGGAGCGGCATCGCCGCCGGGCTGCTGCTGAGCACGCCGGCCTCGGTCAGCCGCATGCTGGTGCCGCTGGAGCCCACGGCCGTGGTGGACATGGAAGCGGCGCGCGGCGCGCAGGCGATCGTCATCCTCGGCGGCGGCCGCCGCAGCCATGCCGCGGAATACGGCGGCGACACGGTGAACCGGCTGACGCTGGAACGGCTGCGCTACGGCGCCCGGCTGGCACGCGCCACCGGCCTGCCGCTGCTGGTCAGCGGCGGCGCGCCCAGCGGCGATGTGCCGGAAGCGACGCTGATGGCGGCGGCGCTGCGCGAGGACTTCGGCATCGCCCCGCGCTGGGAGGAAGGCGGCTCGTTCGATACCCGTGACAACGCGCGCCTGTCGGCAGCGATGCTGCGCGCCGACGGGGTCACGCGGGTGGTGCTGGTGACCCACGCCGCGCACATGCGGCGCGCGGAGGCGGAATTCGCCCTGCACGGACTGGCGGTGGTGCCGGCCCCCACCGCGTGGCTGGGGCCCGGCCCCGAGCGCGCCGACGACGACGACGAGGTGTGGCCCAGCCTGCCCAGCCAGGGCACGGCCTACGCCGGCTGGTACGCGCTGCACGAATGGATGGGCCTGCTCGCCTACCGGCTGAGCCGCTGA
- a CDS encoding O-acetylhomoserine aminocarboxypropyltransferase/cysteine synthase family protein has protein sequence MPDHRFGIESLCLHAGQQPDAETGARAVPIYQTTSFVFDSPEHAAELFNLQTFGNVYSRISNPTVAVFEERMAALEGGRAALATSSGLAAQMTALLTLAQAGDEIVAARTLYGGSYSQLDVSLRRLGIGTVFVDPSDPENFRAAITDRTKAVYGEIIGNPSLNVFDVAAVAAITRAAGVPLVIDSTLASPYLCRPLEHGADIVIHSATKYIGGHGTTMGGVLVESGTFPWDNGRFPQMVEPSPGYHGVRFYETFGNFGFTMKARMETLRTFGQALSPFNAFMLLQGLETLHVRMDRHVANARAVADFLAAHPAVAWVNYPGLAASPEHALAQRYFPKGPGAILSFGIRGGQPAGERFIEALQMISHLANVGDAKTLVIHPASTTHRQLSEEEQRAAGVPPDMVRLSVGIETLDDILWDLDQALARGAAA, from the coding sequence ATGCCCGATCATCGCTTCGGCATAGAATCCCTTTGCCTGCACGCCGGCCAGCAGCCCGACGCCGAAACCGGCGCGCGCGCGGTGCCGATCTACCAGACCACCTCCTTCGTCTTCGATTCGCCCGAGCACGCGGCCGAACTGTTCAACCTGCAGACCTTCGGCAACGTCTATTCGCGCATCTCCAACCCCACGGTGGCGGTGTTCGAAGAGCGCATGGCGGCGCTCGAAGGCGGCCGCGCCGCGCTCGCCACCTCGTCCGGCCTGGCCGCGCAGATGACCGCGCTGCTGACGCTGGCGCAGGCGGGCGACGAAATCGTCGCGGCGCGCACGCTGTACGGCGGCAGCTATTCCCAGCTCGACGTCAGCCTGCGCCGGCTCGGCATCGGCACGGTGTTCGTCGATCCGTCCGACCCGGAGAACTTCCGCGCCGCGATCACCGACCGCACCAAGGCGGTGTATGGCGAGATCATCGGCAACCCCAGCCTCAACGTGTTCGACGTGGCCGCGGTGGCGGCGATCACCCGGGCTGCCGGGGTGCCGCTGGTGATCGACAGCACGCTCGCCTCGCCCTACCTGTGCCGGCCGCTTGAGCACGGCGCCGACATCGTCATCCACTCGGCCACCAAGTACATCGGCGGCCACGGCACCACCATGGGCGGCGTGCTGGTCGAATCCGGCACCTTCCCGTGGGACAACGGCCGCTTCCCGCAGATGGTCGAACCATCGCCGGGCTACCACGGCGTGCGTTTCTACGAAACCTTCGGCAACTTCGGCTTCACGATGAAGGCGCGCATGGAAACCCTGCGCACCTTCGGCCAGGCGCTGTCGCCGTTCAACGCCTTCATGCTGCTGCAGGGGCTGGAGACGCTGCATGTGCGCATGGACCGCCATGTCGCCAATGCGCGCGCGGTGGCGGACTTCCTCGCCGCCCACCCGGCGGTGGCGTGGGTGAATTACCCCGGCCTCGCCGCCAGCCCCGAGCACGCGCTGGCGCAGCGCTACTTCCCCAAGGGCCCGGGCGCCATCCTGTCCTTCGGCATCCGCGGCGGCCAGCCCGCCGGCGAGCGCTTCATCGAGGCGCTGCAGATGATCAGTCACCTCGCCAACGTCGGCGACGCCAAGACCCTGGTGATCCACCCGGCCTCGACCACCCACCGCCAGCTCTCCGAAGAAGAGCAGCGCGCCGCCGGCGTGCCGCCGGACATGGTGCGGCTGTCGGTCGGCATCGAAACCCTGGACGACATCCTCTGGGATCTCGACCAGGCGCTCGCGCGCGGAGCCGCGGCGTGA